TGCTGGAGTGAGGGTGGAGGATGCTCACCTGGGGTCACAGACACCTCCACCTCGAACATGCGGTCAAGTGTTAATGGAACATTAATCCCACACCGGTACAGTCCCCCATCCTCCTCTCTGAGGTTCTCCAAGGTCACTGTGAAGGTGAGGTTTGCAGGATGGTCTCTGATGGACAGACGGCCCCTCCTcacttctctctctgactctgttGTCTCCACCGTCTTCCTCAATAACACACATGGGTGTTTGCACCAGTATTTGGTATTGTTTATGAATTCCTCCCGGTACCGACACTCCACTCTCAGGGATCCCCCAACGATGCCCATCACTCTGCGGGGGCCGCTCAGGGACAAACAGCCTGAAAAACACAACCAGGTCCAGCTCTCCATCAGGTGggcctgggtcagaagatccccggATGCGGGTCCCTGAAGGACCGGTGGGGTCTGGAGGAGGCCAAGGCAGAAAGGGAGGCTTCCTC
This portion of the Bubalus bubalis isolate 160015118507 breed Murrah chromosome 3, NDDB_SH_1, whole genome shotgun sequence genome encodes:
- the LOC102401307 gene encoding CMRF35-like molecule 6 isoform X9: MTPRVRAGWLPSALLLLQLPGCLSLSGPRRVMGIVGGSLRVECRYREEFINNTKYWCKHPCVLLRKTVETTESEREVRRGRLSIRDHPANLTFTVTLENLREEDGGLYRCGINVPLTLDRMFEVEVSVTPATGPERSTGSPGSPTSLPVPTWSTASGQETPDPVQAPRPLLGSAHFLLLVFLKVPLLLGMLGAVLWFHRPLRSSADRRRQSIYGNQ
- the LOC102401307 gene encoding protein CD300H isoform X7; this translates as MTPRVRAGWLPSALLLLQLPGCLSLSGPRRVMGIVGGSLRVECRYREEFINNTKYWCKHPCVLLRKTVETTESEREVRRGRLSIRDHPANLTFTVTLENLREEDGGLYRCGINVPLTLDRMFEVEVSVTPATQGQSVGPGEGNGACLLLCPHPCYSHRPREVHRLPRLSHESASAHLEHRIWSGDPRSRPSSSGRLAESFEETPAGFEDPGIQGSSQREK